One segment of Geomonas ferrireducens DNA contains the following:
- a CDS encoding response regulator: MTEETPAHPRPRMPWHSGIGGRVVITFCTLSLLVLMAVELSELYGLPFGVTKGRVADSTAKELTVLSSIADGNKKLITSWLEERHSDTLSVASAPVVRSLAVQRVGAGRQPADRALGEWLEVVRSAYRYEGVHIVDPQSGALVAGSADDLPDPPLAPALLGEASRPGNDETVSFLPGGPGRSARLHLIRQIGQDLTPDERPVLLLDCSVDLDQVMKPLLEGSIAGVLGRSGEVVMVDGKRRFLMTTRHPMPGGTPVVPLVTVDGGKATRLATEGSEGAIRTLDYRGVPVLAAFRHIPLNPEVSWGMVVKIDEAEAMAPVRQQLQRALVFSALGIVVTLCCALVVARLLGRPLERIARTAAEIEGGDLTLRVPLEGTRETIELAYSFNAMVDRLKQSQEGLEQRVVERTLQLEALNRELQQEITGRARVEERLRESNEKFAAAWDSAPVMISLTSLDDWRFLDVNNKFCTTSGFIREEAVGKTAVEIGWIRPEDAVAIREKLDREGRIQDLEITCRTRSGQPLLCRRWGEVITLAGHKALLSIVMDITQYRKVEEQFYQAQKMESVGRLAGGVAHDFNNMLSVILGHAELCLMDPEHSPMQRRHLEAIRDAGARSAEITKQLLAFARRQIAEPKVLDLNGTVAGMLRMLERLIGEGIELVWIPGAGPCRVRIDPAQVDQMLANLCVNARDAIAGIGRLTIRTENVVLSDAECRVKGDLSPGAYVLLSVTDTGEGIDEPLLEHIFEPFFTTKEMGKGTGLGLATVFGIVKQNQGGIRVESRKGVGTTFDIFLPAVEAGVAEGQEEKAVEPIQGGDETILLVEDEPSVIEMSRTILENLGYRLMVARDPEEALRLVGDAEEAVDLLLTDVVMPGMNGRDLAQRLQELRPGLKCLFMSGYTADIIADHGVVHDSVNFLQKPFDVRSLAAKVRSVLSGVTP, from the coding sequence ATGACTGAGGAAACGCCCGCACATCCCAGGCCGCGCATGCCCTGGCACTCCGGGATCGGCGGACGGGTCGTCATCACCTTCTGCACCCTGTCCTTATTGGTCCTCATGGCGGTGGAACTGAGCGAGCTCTACGGCCTTCCCTTCGGTGTGACCAAGGGAAGGGTCGCCGACAGCACCGCCAAGGAACTCACCGTCCTTTCCTCCATAGCGGACGGCAACAAGAAGCTGATCACCTCCTGGCTCGAAGAGCGCCACTCCGACACCCTCTCCGTCGCCAGTGCCCCCGTCGTCAGGTCTCTGGCCGTGCAACGGGTCGGCGCCGGCAGGCAGCCCGCGGACCGGGCGCTTGGCGAGTGGCTGGAGGTGGTGCGCTCCGCATACCGCTACGAGGGGGTCCACATCGTCGACCCCCAAAGCGGTGCGCTGGTGGCGGGGAGTGCCGATGACCTCCCCGATCCGCCGCTCGCCCCGGCGCTGCTCGGGGAAGCCTCCCGCCCGGGTAACGACGAAACCGTGAGCTTTCTCCCTGGCGGTCCCGGGCGCAGCGCACGGCTGCACCTCATCAGACAGATCGGCCAGGACCTGACCCCGGACGAGCGGCCGGTCCTGCTCCTTGACTGCTCCGTGGACCTGGACCAGGTCATGAAGCCGCTTCTGGAAGGTTCCATCGCCGGGGTCCTCGGGCGCTCCGGGGAGGTGGTCATGGTCGACGGCAAACGTCGCTTCCTCATGACCACGAGGCACCCGATGCCGGGGGGAACCCCCGTGGTCCCGCTCGTCACCGTCGACGGCGGCAAGGCGACGCGCCTCGCGACGGAGGGGAGCGAAGGGGCGATCAGGACGCTCGACTACCGCGGAGTACCGGTCCTCGCCGCGTTCAGGCACATCCCGCTCAACCCGGAGGTCTCCTGGGGGATGGTGGTGAAGATCGACGAGGCGGAGGCGATGGCGCCGGTGCGCCAGCAGCTGCAGCGCGCCCTCGTCTTCAGTGCGCTCGGGATCGTGGTCACCCTTTGCTGCGCCCTCGTGGTGGCCCGGTTGCTGGGGCGCCCCCTGGAGCGGATCGCCCGGACTGCGGCGGAGATAGAGGGGGGCGACCTGACCCTCAGGGTCCCCCTGGAGGGGACCAGGGAAACCATCGAGCTCGCCTATTCCTTCAACGCCATGGTGGACCGGCTGAAGCAGTCGCAAGAGGGGCTCGAACAGCGCGTGGTCGAGCGTACCCTGCAGCTTGAGGCGCTGAACCGCGAGTTGCAGCAGGAGATAACCGGGCGGGCGAGGGTGGAGGAGCGCCTGCGGGAGAGCAACGAGAAGTTCGCCGCCGCCTGGGACAGCGCCCCCGTGATGATCTCGCTCACCTCGCTCGACGACTGGCGCTTTCTCGACGTGAACAACAAGTTCTGCACCACCTCCGGGTTCATCCGGGAGGAGGCGGTAGGGAAGACGGCGGTGGAAATCGGCTGGATCCGCCCCGAGGACGCCGTCGCCATTCGCGAGAAGCTCGACCGCGAGGGTCGGATCCAGGACCTGGAGATCACCTGCCGCACGAGAAGCGGGCAACCCCTCCTCTGCCGGCGCTGGGGCGAGGTGATCACCCTCGCGGGACACAAGGCGCTCCTCTCCATCGTCATGGACATCACCCAGTACCGGAAGGTGGAAGAACAGTTCTACCAGGCGCAGAAGATGGAGTCGGTGGGGAGGCTCGCAGGCGGCGTCGCCCACGATTTCAACAACATGCTGAGCGTGATCCTGGGGCACGCCGAGCTTTGCCTCATGGACCCGGAGCACTCGCCGATGCAGCGCCGGCACCTGGAGGCGATCCGCGACGCCGGCGCGCGCTCCGCCGAGATCACCAAGCAGCTCCTGGCCTTCGCGCGGCGCCAGATCGCCGAGCCGAAGGTCCTCGACCTGAACGGGACGGTGGCCGGCATGCTCCGTATGCTGGAGCGCCTGATCGGGGAGGGGATCGAGCTTGTCTGGATCCCGGGCGCAGGACCTTGCCGGGTGAGGATCGACCCCGCCCAGGTGGACCAGATGCTCGCGAACCTCTGCGTCAACGCCCGCGACGCCATCGCCGGGATCGGCAGGCTCACCATCAGAACGGAAAATGTCGTCCTGAGCGACGCGGAGTGCCGCGTCAAGGGTGACCTCTCACCAGGCGCCTACGTGCTTCTGTCGGTCACCGACACCGGGGAAGGGATCGACGAGCCGCTCCTCGAGCACATCTTCGAACCCTTCTTCACCACGAAGGAGATGGGGAAGGGGACCGGGCTCGGCCTCGCCACCGTGTTCGGCATCGTGAAGCAGAACCAGGGGGGTATCCGGGTGGAGAGCCGCAAGGGGGTGGGGACCACCTTCGACATCTTCCTCCCGGCGGTCGAGGCCGGGGTAGCCGAGGGGCAGGAGGAGAAGGCCGTCGAACCGATCCAGGGGGGGGACGAGACCATCCTCCTCGTGGAGGACGAGCCGTCGGTCATCGAGATGAGCCGCACCATCCTCGAGAACCTCGGTTATCGCCTCATGGTGGCCAGGGACCCCGAGGAGGCGCTGCGCCTTGTGGGGGACGCTGAGGAGGCGGTCGATCTCCTCTTGACCGACGTGGTGATGCCGGGGATGAACGGCCGCGACCTTGCCCAGCGGCTCCAGGAGTTAAGGCCGGGACTCAAGTGCCTCTTCATGTCCGGTTACACCGCCGACATCATCGCCGACCACGGCGTGGTGCACGACAGCGTCAATTTCCTGCAGAAACCGTTCGATGTCAGGAGCCTCGCCGCCAAGGTGAGGTCGGTCCTCTCGGGAGTCACACCATGA